Proteins encoded together in one Falco peregrinus isolate bFalPer1 chromosome 2, bFalPer1.pri, whole genome shotgun sequence window:
- the TCHP gene encoding LOW QUALITY PROTEIN: trichoplein keratin filament-binding protein (The sequence of the model RefSeq protein was modified relative to this genomic sequence to represent the inferred CDS: deleted 1 base in 1 codon): MALRWAARGRAPEQRAAERRRELEARSRQQWELASRSFVRAAICCARQARWSAPRALPPSPATVRREAEEAAARLEQRRARLRRLLGEEREALAAELRERRGGGPGSAGMRQRCEELRASREERRRTVAEQLLYEHWKKNNAELREVESDLHRKHVTEAWGEQLIQKAKQEATELEEKKRYENQYERARREALERMSQEKEKRRLEEKKQAEMLLQQIEELKLQETEAKKLKKEQENLLKQQWELENLEEERKQMEERQKKKELGRFLRHQCHAQLKRRAQQIQEELEIDRQILLALLEKEDEDQHRQSARRERAIADVAWMKHVIEEQLQLEKQREAELQTFFREEAKKVWEKREEEWGREKAARDRLMNEVLAGRQRQLQEKMALNRRAQEESIKYREQLIKELEEAKELIRREKEQEEELKTACRQELEAQMTERHLQEQEEERCRREEEEEERSARQRYEELVRQEAKRMAEQGYRSRLYSYPKAAWT, from the exons ATGGCGCTGAGGtgggcggcgcggggccgggccccggAGCAACGGGCGGCCGAGCGGCGGCGGGAGCTGGAGGCGCGGAGCCGGCAGCAGTGGGAGCTGGCCAGCCGCTCCTTCGTCCGGGCCGCCATTTGCTGCGCCAGGCAGGCGCGGTGGAGCGCGCCGCGTGCCCTCCCGCCCAG CCCGGCGACGGTGCGGCGGGAggcggaggaggcggcggcgcggctggagcagcggcgg gcgcggctgcggcggctgctCGGCGAGGAGCGGGAGGCGCTGGCAGCGGAgctgcgggagcggcggggcggcggcccgGGGTCCGCGGGGATGCGGCAGCGGTGCGAGGAGCTGCGAGCCAGCCGGGAGGAGCGGAGGAGGACG GttgctgagcagctgctgtacgagcactggaagaaaaacaacgCTGAGCTCCGTGAG GTGGAGTCGGACCTGCACAGGAAGCATGTGACAGAGGCTTGGGGTGAGCAGCTAATCCAAAAAGCCAAG CAAGAAGCAACTGAACTTGAAGAGAAAAAACGTTATGAAAATCAATATGAACGTGCACGAAGGGAAGCGCTGGAAAGAATGAGCCAAGAGAAAGAGAAGCGTCGGCTGGAAGAGAAGAAGCAAGCGGAGATGTTGCTTCAACAAATAGAAGAACTGAAATTACAGGAGACAGAG gcaaaaaagctgaaaaaagagcaagagaatTTATtaaagcagcagtgggagctggagaacttggaggaagaaaggaaacaaatggaaGAGCGCCAGAAGAAGAAAGAGCTTGG tcgCTTTTTGAGGCATCAGTGCCATGCCCAGTTAAAAAGACGAGCTCAGCAGATACAGGAGGAGCTG GAGATAGACAGGCAAATCTTGTTAGCCCTCCTCGAGAAAGAAGATGAGGATCAGCACCGCCAGTCTGCGCGACGAGAACGAGCTATTGCAGATGTCGCATGGATGAAACACGTCATTGAGGAACAGCTCCAGTTAGAAAAacagagggaagcagagctACAGACTTTCTTCAG AGAAGAAGCTAAAAAAGtgtgggagaaaagggaagaagaatggggaagagagaaggcagCCAGAGACCGCCTGATGAATGAG GTCCTTGCAGGCAGACAGCGCCAGCTCCAAGAGAAGATGGCGTTAAACAGACGAGCCCAAGAAGAGTCTATAAAGTATAGAGAGCAGCTGATTAAAGAACTTGAAGAGGCAAAAGAACTGATTAGGCgagagaaggagcaggaggaggaactgaagacagcctgcaggcaggagttGGAGGCGCAG ATGACAGAACGCCACCTACAAGAACAGGAGGAGGAGCGGTGccggagggagg
- the GLTP gene encoding glycolipid transfer protein — MALLLEHEFKPLPADKQIETLPFLEAVAHLPPFFDCLGAPIVYSPVKADLTGNIKKIRAVYDSNPAKFKTLQNILEVEKEMHGSAWPKTGATLALMWLKRGLKFMLVLLQSISDGEQDEEHPNLIRVNAMKAYEIALKKYHGWVLQKLFMGSVYALPYKSDLLKALEKGKEVKEEESIEKIHQFLSRVTPILDAIYEMYTKMNAELSYKA, encoded by the exons ATGGCGTTGCTGCTGGAGCACGAGTTCAAGCCGCTGCCGGCCGACAAGCAGATCGAGACGCTGCCCTTCCTGGAGGCCGTGGCGCACCTGCCGCCATTCTTCG ATTGCCTGGGGGCTCCCATTGTCTACTCACCCGTCAAAGCAGACCTGACTGGAAATATCAAG AAAATCCGGGCGGTTTATGACTCCAACCCTGCCAAGTTCAAAACTCTGCAGAACATCCTGGAGGTGGAGAAGGAGATGCACGGCTCAGCCTGGCCCAAGACAGGCGCGACGCTGGCGCTGATGTGGTTGAAAAG GGGCCTGAAGTTCATGCTGGTGTTGCTGCAGAGCATCTCCGATGGTGAGCAGGATGAGGAGCATCCGAACCTCATCCGAGTGAATGCCATGAAGGCTTACGAGATTGCGCTGAAGAAGTACCatggctgggtgctgcagaaGCTCTTCATG GGCTCAGTCTACGCTCTTCCATACAAATCAGATTTGCTGAAGGCATTAGAGAAGGGTAAAGAAgtcaaagaggaagaaagcataGAGAAGATTCATCAGTTTCTCTCGAGGGTCACCCCCATTCTGGATGCAATTTATGAGATGTACACGAAGATGAACGCCGAGCTGAGCTACAAAGCCTGA
- the TRPV4 gene encoding transient receptor potential cation channel subfamily V member 4, with protein sequence MADAEDPPRAGGSDAGEGLGDDGSLQNDSFPLSSLANLFESEDTLSPAEAARGPPGTGDGKQNLRMKFHGAFRKGAPKPMELLEATIYESAVVPAPKKAPMDSLFDYGTYRHHPSENKRWRRRVVEKQAPGVKGPAPNPPPVLKVFNRPILFDIVSRGSPASLDGLLSFLLTHKKRLTDEEFREPSTGKTCLPKALLNLSGGRNDTIPVLLDIAEKTGNMREFINSPFRDVYYRGQTALHIAIERRCKHYVELLVEKGADVHAQARGRFFQPKDEGGYFYFGELPLSLAACTNQPHIVHYLTENGHKQADLRRQDSRGNTVLHALVAIADNTRENTKFVTKMYDLLLVKCAKLFPDTNLEALLNNDGLSPLMMAAKTGKIGIFQHIIRREITDEDARHLSRKFKDWAYGPVYSSLYDLSSLDTCGEEVSVLEILVYNSKIENRHEMLAVEPINELLRDKWRKFGAVSFYISVVSYLCAMVIFTLVAYYRPMEGPPPYPYTTTVDYLRLAGEIITLLTGILFFFTNIKDLFMKKCPGVNSFFIDGSFQLLYFIYSVLVIITAGLYLGGIEAYLAVMVFALVLGWMNALYFTRGLKLTGTYSIMIQKILFKDLFRFLLVYLLFMIGYASALVSLLNPCPSSESCGEEQSNCMVPTYPSCRDSQTFSTFLLDLFKLTIGMGDLQMLESAKYPVVFIILLVTYIILTFVLLLNMLIALMGETVGQVSKESKHIWKLQWATTILDIERSFPVFLRRAFRSGEMVTVGKGTDGTPDRRWCFRVDEVNWSHWNQNLGIISEDPGKSDTYQYYGFSHTVGRLRRDRWSTVVPRVVELNKSCQPEEVVVPLGTVGTTEMRERWHGQASSSPL encoded by the exons ATGGCAGACGCCGAAGACCCTCCACGTGCTGGTGGCAGTGATGCTGGGGAGGGCCTGGGGGATGACGGGTCCCTCCAGAACgactccttccctctctcctcactGGCCAACCTGTTTGAGAGCGAGGACACACTGTCTCCTGCCGAGGCAGCCCGGGGTCCCCCTGGCACTGGTGATGGAAAGCAAAACCTCCGCATGAAATTCCACGGGGCCTTCCGGAAGGGTGCCCCGAAGCccatggagctgctggaggccaCCATCTATGAGTCAGCTGTGGTCCCCGCGCCCAAGAAAGCCCCCATGGACTCCCTCTTTGACTATGGCACCTACCGCCACCACCCCAGCGAGAACAAGCGCTGGCGCAGGAGGGTTGTGGA GAAGCAGGCACCGGGTGTGAAGGGACCGGCTCCCAACCCACCCCCCGTCCTCAAGGTCTTCAACAGACCCATCCTCTTCGATATCGTCTCCCGGGGGTCCCCGGCCAGCCTGGATGggctgctttccttcctcctcacccaCAAGAAGCGCCTCACAGATGAGGAATTTCGAG AGCCCTCCACTGGGAAGACCTGCCTGCCCAAGGCACTGCTCAACCTGAGTGGGGGCAGGAATGACACCATCCCCGTCCTCCTTGACATCGCTGAGAAGACAGGCAACATGCGGGAGTTCATCAACTCGCCCTTCAGGGATGTCTACTACCGAG GTCAGACAGCCCTGCACATCGCCATTGAGCGCCGTTGCAAGCACTACgtggagctgctggtggagaAGGGAGCAGACGTGCACGCCCAGGCCCGTGGCCGCTTCTTCCAGCCCAAGGATGAGGGCGGCTACTTCTACTTTG GTGAGCTGCCCCTCTCGCTGGCCGCCTGCACCAACCAGCCCCACATTGTGCACTACCTGACGGAGAATGGGCACAAGCAAGCGGACCTGCGGCGCCAGGACTCCCGCGGCAACACCGTGTTGCACGCCCTGGTCGCCATCGCCGACAACACCCGTGAGAACACCAAGTTTGTCACCAAGATGTACGACCTGCTCCTCGTTAAGTGCGCCAAGCTCTTCCCCGACACCAATCTGGAGGCACTGCTCAACAACGATGGCCTCTCCCCCCTCATGATGGCTGCCAAGACCGGCAAGATCGGG ATCTTCCAGCACATCATCCGGCGGGAGATCACTGATGAGGATGCCCGGCACCTCTCACGGAAGTTCAAGGACTGGGCGTACGGCCCCGTCTACTCCTCCCTCTACGACCTCTCCTCACTGGACACCTGCGGGGAGGAGGTGTCTGTGCTGGAGATCCTCGTCTACAACAGCAAGATCGAG AACCGCCACGAGATGTTGGCCGTGGAGCCCATCAATGAGCTGCTGCGTGACAAGTGGCGCAAGTTTGGGGCTGTCTCCTTCTACATCAGCGTGGTCTCCTACCTCTGTGCCATGGTCATCTTCACCCTTGTTGCCTACTACCGTCCCATGGAGGGCCCC CCCCCCTACCCATACACCACCACCGTCGACTACCTGCGCCTGGCCGGGGAGATCATCACCCTTCTCACTGGCATCCTCTTCTTCTTCACAAAC ATCAAAGATCTGTTCATGAAGAAGTGCCCAGGTGTGAACTCCTTCTTCATAGATGgctctttccagctgctcta CTTCATCTACTCGGTGCTGGTGATCATCACAGCGGGGCTGTACCTGGGTGGCATCGAGGCATACCTGGCCGTCATGGTCTTTGCGCTGGTCCTGGGCTGGATGAATGCGTTGTACTTCACCCGGGGGCTCAAGCTGACAGGGACCTACAGCATCATGATCCAGAAG ATCCTGTTCAAAGACCTTTTCCGCTTCCTTCTGGTCTACTTGCTCTTCATGATCGGCTACGCGTCAG ctcTGGTGTCCCTCCTCAACCCGTGTCCCAGCAGCGAGTCCTGTGGTGAGGAGCAGTCCAACTGCATGGTGCCCACCTACCCCTCCTGCCGGGACAGCCAGACCTTCAGCACCTTCCTGCTTGACCTCTTCAAGCTCACCATCGGCATGGGTGACCTGCAGATGCTCGAGAGTGCCAAGTACCCTGTTGTCTTCATCATCCTCCTCGTCACCTACATCATCCTCACCTTCGTGCTCCTCCTCAACATGCTCATCGCCCTCATGGGTGAGACAGTGGGCCAAGTCTCCAAGGAGAGCAAGCACATCTGGAAGCTGCAG TGGGCTACCACCATCCTGGACATCGAGCGCTCCTTCCCAGTGTTCCTGCGGAGAGCCTTCCGCTCGGGGGAGATGGTCACTGTGGGGAAGGGCACCGACGGGACACCCGACCGCCGCTGGTGCTTCAG GGTAGATGAGGTGAACTGGTCCCACTGGAACCAGAATCTGGGCATCATCAGCGAGGACCCCGGCAAGAGTGACACGTACCAGTACTACGGTTTCTCCCACACCGTGGGCCGGCTGCGGAGAG ATCGCTG